One Candidatus Peregrinibacteria bacterium DNA segment encodes these proteins:
- the tig gene encoding trigger factor, with protein sequence MNIEVEKLAKSEAKLTIELTAEEMKQYEEKATQELQEHVNVPGFRKGHVPVEVLKDHVGEQAFMAQVLDHAIGVSYEAAVRSKELRPVAYPKIQILKDQPLKYEALVALRPEVSFKKDPKNLSVKMAKMEVNEKEVKEVIDNFLERFKNWKDVTRAAKKGDRVEIDFDGLDEDGVALEGTSSKNHPVILGSGSLIPGFEEEVESMEIGEEKDFWITFPKDYHKASFQDKKVKFHIKLNRVEESEAATADDAWAKQVSGDPEKTLETMKKDIHAELIVQKQMQEEGRLENDFLKQLAEHVEAEVPEALVEREIDLMVERIKEDVEKRKESWEAYQENLKKEGKDLRTELRTTAAEQVLVRLGLEKLFELENPEVSEEEVEQEVEKILGRYPEQFREMLRGRYAAGTEEREYMKQTARFKKLVRGHTQK encoded by the coding sequence ATGAATATCGAAGTTGAAAAATTGGCCAAATCCGAAGCCAAGCTCACCATTGAGCTCACTGCTGAGGAAATGAAGCAATATGAAGAAAAAGCCACGCAGGAGCTGCAAGAACATGTGAATGTGCCCGGTTTTCGCAAGGGACACGTGCCTGTTGAGGTTTTAAAAGACCATGTGGGGGAACAAGCTTTTATGGCTCAAGTGCTCGATCATGCCATTGGAGTCAGTTACGAAGCGGCCGTTCGCTCCAAAGAACTTCGTCCAGTGGCTTATCCTAAGATCCAAATTTTAAAAGATCAGCCTCTCAAATATGAGGCTTTGGTGGCGCTACGCCCCGAAGTGAGTTTTAAAAAAGACCCTAAAAATCTTTCCGTGAAAATGGCGAAAATGGAAGTGAACGAAAAAGAAGTCAAAGAAGTGATCGACAATTTTTTGGAACGTTTTAAAAACTGGAAGGATGTGACTCGTGCTGCGAAAAAGGGAGATCGCGTTGAAATCGATTTCGACGGTTTAGATGAAGATGGAGTGGCCTTGGAAGGCACTTCTAGCAAGAATCATCCTGTGATTTTGGGTTCAGGCTCGCTGATCCCTGGTTTTGAAGAAGAGGTGGAGAGCATGGAAATCGGTGAGGAAAAGGATTTTTGGATCACTTTCCCCAAGGATTATCACAAGGCTTCTTTCCAAGATAAAAAGGTCAAATTTCACATCAAATTGAATCGTGTGGAAGAGTCGGAGGCGGCTACGGCGGACGATGCGTGGGCGAAGCAGGTTTCTGGAGACCCTGAAAAAACATTGGAAACGATGAAAAAGGACATCCATGCAGAGCTCATTGTTCAGAAGCAAATGCAAGAAGAAGGACGCCTTGAAAATGACTTTTTAAAACAACTGGCTGAGCATGTGGAAGCGGAGGTACCGGAAGCCTTGGTGGAACGTGAGATTGATCTGATGGTGGAACGCATTAAAGAGGATGTCGAAAAGCGCAAAGAAAGTTGGGAAGCTTATCAGGAAAATCTAAAGAAAGAAGGGAAGGACCTGCGTACGGAACTCAGAACCACGGCAGCCGAGCAGGTGCTGGTGCGCCTTGGCTTGGAAAAGCTGTTTGAACTTGAAAATCCTGAAGTGAGCGAAGAAGAAGTGGAGCAAGAAGTGGAAAAAATCTTAGGTCGTTACCCTGAACAGTTCCGCGAAATGCTTCGCGGTCGCTATGCGGCGGGGACCGAAGAGCGTGAATACATGAAGCAAACGGCTCGATTCAAGAAATTGGTTCGTGGACACACGCAAAAATAA
- the rplS gene encoding 50S ribosomal protein L19 — protein sequence MSQALLAHVSNSSVKKDVPVLKPGYVVRVHQRIKEGEKERVQIFEGLVIKLSSGARATDKTFTVRKVVEGVGVEKVFPLHSPLLEKIEVMKSGKVRRSKLYYMRTLEGKSTRLRDKKGGVIEMLLATRAEEQSASEPALEDVEAVEEVKEEAVPEETPEIPPEEVVDETPETPVETPAEEKQEKQE from the coding sequence ATGTCACAAGCACTGTTAGCACACGTTTCCAACTCTTCTGTTAAGAAGGATGTTCCCGTTCTTAAACCCGGTTATGTGGTTCGCGTTCATCAACGGATCAAAGAGGGTGAAAAGGAACGCGTTCAAATTTTTGAAGGATTGGTGATCAAGCTCAGTTCTGGTGCTCGTGCGACGGATAAGACTTTTACCGTGCGCAAGGTTGTGGAAGGTGTTGGAGTGGAAAAAGTATTCCCTCTGCACAGTCCTCTTCTTGAAAAAATTGAAGTCATGAAAAGCGGAAAGGTTCGCCGTTCCAAACTTTATTACATGCGTACTTTGGAAGGAAAATCCACTCGTCTTCGAGATAAGAAAGGCGGAGTGATTGAAATGCTTTTGGCGACTCGTGCCGAGGAACAAAGTGCTTCCGAGCCAGCTTTGGAAGACGTTGAAGCGGTGGAAGAGGTGAAGGAAGAGGCTGTTCCCGAGGAAACGCCAGAGATTCCTCCAGAGGAAGTTGTGGACGAAACGCCTGAAACTCCGGTGGAAACTCCTGCTGAAGAAAAACAAGAAAAACAAGAGTAG
- the tnpA gene encoding IS200/IS605 family transposase, with protein sequence MKKLRKSSHAVFICDYHLVWPTKYRRKIFNEGVLAFLQEVMKDIPKYYPELVVKEVNTDLDHVHILISIPPQIAVGEVVRIIKANTARELNIKFPFLRKVYWGTRSIWSAGYFASTVGINEEVIRKYIQQQGEEDAGQAQLELG encoded by the coding sequence ATGAAGAAGCTACGAAAAAGCTCACACGCAGTTTTCATCTGTGACTATCACTTAGTTTGGCCGACCAAATACCGTCGGAAGATATTCAACGAAGGTGTGTTGGCTTTTCTGCAGGAAGTGATGAAGGATATTCCGAAGTACTATCCGGAACTGGTGGTGAAAGAGGTAAACACGGATTTAGACCATGTACATATTTTAATTTCCATACCTCCACAAATAGCAGTGGGAGAGGTGGTGAGAATAATAAAAGCCAACACAGCTCGTGAGTTGAACATAAAGTTTCCGTTTCTTAGAAAAGTGTACTGGGGGACGAGAAGTATTTGGTCGGCAGGTTACTTTGCCTCCACAGTTGGGATTAACGAGGAGGTCATTCGAAAGTATATCCAACAACAGGGCGAAGAAGATGCGGGCCAAGCGCAGCTTGAACTAGGCTGA
- a CDS encoding vitamin K epoxide reductase family protein — protein sequence MTPSSYKKHYRVLFVINLLALGIALHLLHLHFRPELGDVCNLGERWNCDIVNKSIYSTLFGLPVAGLGAATYFFLVLFSLRGLYVDQKKAVPWVFAGLTGALAFSLYLTAVEAFVLQTFCIFCMSQQVLILLEYGVFISLLNSSKSQ from the coding sequence GTGACGCCTTCTTCCTATAAAAAACATTATCGCGTTTTATTCGTCATAAACCTGTTGGCTTTGGGCATTGCTTTGCATCTGCTGCATTTGCATTTTAGGCCTGAACTCGGTGATGTTTGTAATTTAGGGGAACGTTGGAATTGCGATATCGTGAACAAAAGCATTTACTCCACACTCTTTGGCCTTCCGGTGGCGGGCCTGGGGGCTGCTACGTATTTTTTCTTAGTGCTTTTCAGTTTGCGTGGACTCTATGTCGACCAAAAAAAAGCAGTTCCTTGGGTCTTTGCGGGGCTCACTGGGGCTTTGGCTTTCTCTCTTTATTTGACGGCCGTGGAGGCTTTTGTACTCCAAACTTTTTGTATTTTTTGCATGAGCCAGCAAGTGCTGATTCTGCTTGAGTACGGGGTTTTTATTTCTCTTCTTAATTCTTCTAAATCTCAATGA
- a CDS encoding winged helix-turn-helix transcriptional regulator, giving the protein MLKHLFTSKARVKLLTIFLLKPDEEYFVRELTRELDEQINSVRRELDNLKKMGLLKSRAKNRHKFYSVNKDFVLFNELRRIIIKANPSIDAVIKNIQKMGQLDFLLVSGVFLEKESPVDLLISGDINKEQLEKYLDTLENQAPIKFSVLKSDDFLYRLKCQDKFILSLVEDRDNMIAINKLTSGQ; this is encoded by the coding sequence ATGCTGAAACATCTGTTCACTTCGAAAGCACGCGTCAAATTGCTCACTATTTTTCTTCTCAAGCCCGATGAAGAATACTTCGTGCGTGAACTGACTCGTGAGCTGGATGAACAGATCAACTCGGTGCGCCGTGAACTGGACAATCTCAAGAAAATGGGCCTTTTGAAGAGTCGAGCGAAAAATCGTCATAAATTTTATTCAGTGAATAAAGACTTTGTGCTTTTCAATGAATTGCGTCGCATCATCATTAAGGCGAATCCCTCCATTGATGCCGTTATAAAGAACATTCAAAAAATGGGTCAGCTGGATTTTTTATTGGTTTCAGGAGTTTTTTTAGAAAAAGAATCGCCGGTGGATTTGCTCATTTCTGGAGACATTAATAAAGAACAATTGGAAAAGTATTTAGATACGCTTGAAAATCAGGCTCCCATCAAGTTCAGCGTGCTTAAAAGCGATGATTTTTTGTATCGTTTGAAATGTCAGGATAAGTTCATCCTCAGTTTGGTGGAGGATCGAGACAATATGATTGCCATTAATAAACTCACTTCAGGGCAATAG